From Aristaeella lactis, the proteins below share one genomic window:
- a CDS encoding indolepyruvate oxidoreductase subunit beta — protein MKTTSVMIVGVGGQGSLLASRLLGTLLTDEGYDVKVSEVHGMSQRGGSVVTYVRFGEKVYSPIVTEGECDYIISFEKLEAARYAGCLRKGGKIIVNTQEIDPMPVITGAAEYPTGVLEDLKAKGFDIDDFDALTPAMEAGSSKAVNIVLMGHFAKCTEIPKEKWLAALEKVVKPQFLEMNKAAFDRGFNG, from the coding sequence ATGAAAACAACGAGTGTAATGATCGTCGGCGTCGGCGGACAGGGAAGCCTGCTGGCCTCCAGACTGCTGGGGACCCTGCTGACGGATGAAGGCTATGATGTGAAAGTCAGCGAAGTGCACGGCATGAGCCAGCGCGGCGGCAGCGTCGTGACCTATGTGCGTTTCGGCGAGAAGGTGTACAGCCCGATTGTGACTGAGGGAGAATGCGACTATATCATCAGCTTTGAAAAGCTGGAGGCAGCCCGGTATGCCGGCTGCCTGCGCAAGGGCGGAAAGATCATCGTCAATACCCAGGAGATCGATCCGATGCCGGTGATTACCGGCGCGGCGGAATATCCGACGGGTGTGCTGGAAGACCTGAAGGCCAAAGGCTTTGACATTGATGACTTTGACGCGCTGACGCCTGCCATGGAAGCGGGAAGCTCCAAGGCGGTCAATATTGTATTGATGGGACACTTTGCCAAGTGCACGGAGATTCCGAAGGAGAAGTGGCTGGCTGCCCTGGAGAAGGTAGTTAAGCCGCAGTTCCTGGAAATGAACAAAGCCGCGTTTGACCGCGGGTTCAACGGATAA